TTACTTTCCGATCAAGGAAAAAAAGGATATTTGCTGGCAACCGGCCCCCGCCGTGGTGCAGGACGCCGATCTGTTTGTGTTCATGCATGAGAACCGCCTGCTGGCCAATTATTACTGGCTGTTGCGGCGACGCCTTGGCCGCTCGCCTCGGGTGGCGTTCTGGGGGCATGGCAAGGACTTCCAGTCCAATGCACCAGGCGGTCTGCGCGAGCGCTGGAAGGAAAAAACCCTGCGCTGGCCGGACTGGTGGTTTGGTTACACCCAGCATACGCGGCAGATTGTGGAAGGCTCAGGCTTTCCGCCCGGGCAGATTACCGTGCTCAACAATGCCATCGACAATGTCGAGTTCAAGGAACAGCTCTACATGGTGAGCGAGGCGGATATTGCCCGTCAGCGGGATGAACTGGGGCTGGATGCCGGTGATTTTGTCGGCATTTACTGTGGTTCGCTCTATCCGGACAAGCGGCTGGACCAGCTGTTTGAAATTGCCGACCGTCTGCAGCAGCGGGCAGCACACTTCCGCCTGCTGATTGTCGGTTCCGGCGCACAACAACCCTATGTCGAGCAGATGTGCGCTACGCGGCCCTGGATTCGCTTTGTCGGCCCGCGTCATGGTGCCGGCAAGGCGGTGCTGTTTCGCCTGGCGGCGCTTACCCTGTGTCCGGGTGCGGTGGGGCTGAACATTCTGGATGCCTTTATCGCCGGTGTGCCGCTGATCACCATGGCGGGTGCCAAGCATGGGCCGGAAATCTGCTTTCTGCGCAATGGCGTGGATGGCTGGCTGATCGGGGATGCGATCGATGAGTATGTCAGCCGCGTCTTACGGCTGATGGATACCCCGATGGAGCTGCAGCAGATGCAGCAAATGGCCTTGCAGGCGGGGGAGATTTATACCGTGGAAAACATGGCTGACAATTTTGTCGAGGGGATTACGCGCTGCCTGAATGCCGCGACCCCGGCCCAGGGAGGAGTGATGGCATGAAGGTAGGCATTATCGGTTTGCGGGGTATTCCCGATGTGCAGGGTGGTGTGGAACGCCATGTCGAATCGCTTGCGCCCCTGCTGGTGGCGGCCGGGCATGAGGTGACTGTCTATGCGCGCGCACCCTATATGGCGGATTTCGACAGCCCGGCCTGGCGCGGTGTGAAGATCTGCAAGGTGTGGTCGCCGCAGCACAAATTTACCGAAACCCTGCTGCACACTTTTCTGGCTATCTGGGTGGCATTTTTCCAGCGTCAACAGCTAGTGCACATTCACGCTATCGGTCCGGCTTTTTTTGCTCCGCTGGCCCGCTTGTTGGGCATGAAGGTGGTGATGACCCACCACGGCCAGGACTATGCGCGACAGAAATGGGGCAGGGGGGCCAAGGCCTTTTTGCGCCTGTCGGAGTTTTTGGGGGTGAAGTGTGCCAGCAAAGTGATTGTCATTTCGCATGGCTTGCAAGACCTGGTGCAGAACACTCTGTCCCGGCAGGCCAAGCTGATTCCTAACGGTGTGACCGGCTTTGCCACCGATGCGATTCGCCCGGCCGATGTGGAGCAACTGGGCTTGCAGCCTTACCGCTACATCCTGCATGTCAGTCGCTTTGTGCCGGAGAAACGGCATCACGACCTGATTGATGCGTTTCAGCAGGCCGCCTTGCCCGGCTGGAAGCTGGTTTTCGCCGGCGAGGCAGACCATGCGGATGACTATTCTCGCTCGGTGTTGGAGCGTGCCAGTGAGCAGGTCGTGTTTCTGGGACGACAAAATGCCCAGCAACTGGCCTACCTGTATGCCTATAGCGGCGTTTTTGTGCTGCCTTCATCGCATGAAGGCCTGCCGATTGCCTTGCTCGAAGCACTCAGTCTGGCCGCGCCGGTGATTGTCAGCGATATCCCGCCGCATCTGGAGCTGTCCTTGCCGGAGAAGTGCTATTTCCCACTGGGCGATACCGCGCAGCTTGCTGCCCGTCTACAGCAGTATGCAGCAGAAGACTTGTCGCAACGCTGGAACGATTCGGCCCGCTGGGTAAAACAGAATTACGACTGGCCAGCCATTGCAGAGAAAACCTCTGCCGTATACCTGGCCGCGTGATGTGATTGAGAACAACAACAAGTCATTTCAATATTTCAGGATGATTTCATGACGACAAAAAAAGACGTGCTTCTTGGACGAATCGCGGACAAATCCGCCGTTATCGGCATTGTCGGCCTGGGCTATGTCGGCCTGCCGCTGATGCTGCGTTTTGCCGAAGTGGGCTACAAGGTACTGGGCTTTGACATCGACCAGAGCAAGGTCGATGCCCTGACTGCTGGTAAAAGCTATATCGAGCATATCAGCGCCGACAGCATTGCCACCGCGCTGGAACGCGGCTTTGAAGCCACCACCGATTTTTCCCGCGCGCCGGAAGCCGACACCCTGATTCTGTGTGTGCCGACCCCGCTGAACAAATACCGCGAACCGGACCTGAGCTTCGTGCTGGACACCATGGACAGCCTGGTGCCCTACCTGCGCGAAGGCCATCTGGTATCGCTGGAATCCACCACCTACCCGGGCACCACCGACGAAGAACTGCTGCCGCGCATGGAATCCCGCGGCTTCAAGGTGGGCGAGAATGCCTTCCTGGTGTTCTCGCCGGAGCGTGAAGATCCGGGCAACCCCAATTTCACCACCCGCACCATTCCCAAGGTATGCGGCGGCTACAGCCCGGCCTGCCAGGAAATCGGCGTGGCGCTGTACAGCGCGGTGATCGACAAGGTGGTGCCGGTATCCTCCACCCGCGCCGCGGAAATGACCAAGCTGCTGGAAAACATCCACCGTGCGGTGAATATCGGTCTGGTCAACGAAATGAAGATCGTGGCCGACAAGATGGGCATCGACATTCACGAAGTGATCCGCGCTGCCGCCACCAAGCCTTTCGGCTTCGTGCCCTACTATCCGGGCCCGGGCCTGGGCGGCCACTGCATTCCGATCGACCCGTTCTACCTCACCTGGAAAGCGCGTGAATACGGCGTGAACACCCGTTTCATCGAGCTGGCCGGTGAAGTCAACAGCGCCATGCCCGATTATGTGGTCTCCAAAGTGGCCGCTGCGCTGAATCTGCGCAAGAAGGCCATCAACGGCAGCCGCGTGCTGGTGCTGGGTATTGCCTACAAGAAGAACGTGGACGATATGCGCGAAAGCCCGTCGGTATTCCTGATGGAAAAACTGCGCGACCTGGGCGCGGACGTGTCCTACAGCGACCCGCACGTGCCGGTCTTCCCCAAGATGCGCGAGCACCATTTCGCGCTGTCCAGCGTGGCGCTGGATGCGGCTACCATTGCCAGCTACGACTGCGTGCTGCTGGCCACCGACCATGACAAGTTCGATTACACGCTGCTGAAGCAACATGCCCAGCTGATTGTCGACAGCCGTGGCAAGTATCTGGACCCCGCCGACCACATCGTCAAGGCCTGATGTAATGGGAAGAGTGCTGCCTAGCTATTGATGGCTTGGCAGCATTTGGGTTTTTACTGAGGAAGTCCGACACGGTAGCCATGGTGGAACGAGACAGAAAGATTGAGTGTTTACGTGTTGCCGCGGCATTTGCCGTTGTGATGCTTCATACCTCAGCAGGATATCTGGTAAAGATTCATGACGCTGGTCGCATGGTGTGGTGGGTTGCTAATTTTTATGATGCAATTTCCAGATGGGCTGTACCTGTATTTTTATTGATATCAGGCTCACTTTTGCTTGATGGTCCTGGGTCGATTTTTCTGTTTTATCGGAAGCGGTTTGTCAGAGTTTTGGTGCCGTTGGTATTTTGGACTGTTTTTTATTTGTCTATCCGTTTTTTTGTTTTTAAAAATATACAGTCTCAAGATGTGCTTGCCACATTAATGCAAGGTGTGCCGTATGTGCACTTGTGGTACTTGTATATGTTGGTTGGTTTGTATTTGTTTGTTCCGTTTTTGAAAACGCTAGTACAAAATCTGGATGAAAAATCTGGATTGTTACTGGTGTTTTTGCTGTGCCTTTTGTCTTCTGTGAACTTGTTTTTGGGCGAAAATCCAAAATTATTTCTGATTAAGTTTATTCCGTTTCTTGGCTTTTTTATTGGTGGGTATTTTTTGCGAGGAATGGTCCTGCCTTTTTCCCAGAAATTTTTGATTGGGATGTTGGTTTTTTTTGGTTTGATTGTCTTTGGTGGTGCGGGAGTGGCAATGTATTTTTACGGAGATCAAGGTCTGGCCTTGATCTATGACTATCAGAGCCCTGCGGTGGTGTGTTTTTCTTTTTTGATTTTTATTCTCTCAAAGCAGCTTGATTTTAATTTGCCTTGTGCTGCTTCGCTATCTGAGTGCTCATTTGGTATTTACTTGGTACATCCGATTTTTTTGATAATTGCAGGGAAATTGTTTTCCATTAGTCATGCAGGTGCTGTTTTTTTTCTGATTCCATTGCTTTCGCTTGTGGTTTTTCTTGTTTCGTGGTGTGTGGTAATGTTTTTGAGAAAATACTTGATTGGAAGGCGTATCGTTGGTGGTTAGTCGTAATGGTTTTATTTTTCTGGCGTGGGGTTGGTTGCGGTGCTATTTGCAGCTTGATATCTATTGATGTGGCTGATATCTCAGTTGGGCCAACAATTTTGTTGGCTAATTGAGTGGAAGTGGCTTGTTAAGCTGGGTACTGCTGTTGTGAAGCATTGATCTATCAAATGGTTTGTTGTGCTGAGCCATGTGTAAGGCAATCCGGGTAATGATGTCCTGGCCTGGGGCTTTTTGGCCGAATTGCTGGCCGGTGATCAGGAAAAACAGGCCAAGCAGTACCATTCCGGCGGCTTTGGAGTAGGTGTCCTTACCGTGCCGGATAAAGCTTGTGCTGACCAGTGCACCGCACAGAAAACCGGTGGCAACTTCCGATAGCGAGTGAGCCTGGATAACCAGTCGGGAGTAGCCGATGCCCGCCGCCATCAGGATGCCGACAAGCGCAGCAAGGTGAGACCAGCGCGGTGAGAATGCCTGAGTCAGCAGGTAGAGCAGGACGGGCAGGGTGGCGGTGGCCAGCATGGTATGGCCGCTGATGCCGGTGAAGTCGAAATCCCGATTGCCGATTCCCCAGCCGATAAAGGCGATCTTGCTGATGGCAACCAGCAGGCCGGCGCTGCCAAATGCCAGTAGCCAATGCAGGCCACTGGCAAATTTTTTCTGGGCCAGCAGCCAGATGGCGATGCCCATGGCCAGTGGCAACATGACTGCCAGGTCTCCCAGATTGGTAAATCTGTTCCACATCGGATGTTTGCTTCCTGTTGAGGGGTGAGGTGGGGGAAGTCTTCGACTGAAATGATGCTGCCGCCGGAGTGTATCGTGACGAAGCCTGTTTCGTCTGAGGCTGATGGTGGAAAGTTCCAGGCACTGATGCGCTGCATTGTCGTGCGAGCAGACAAAAAGAAACCCCGGAGCGTGTTTGCGTTCCGGGGTGCTGATCGGTTGGATCAGAGACTGATGGTTTTCAGGAAATTGCTGAATTCCTGGCCGGTTTCCGGATGCTTGGTACCGTAGTTGATGGTGGCTTTGAGGTAGCCCAGCTTGGTGCCGCAGTCATAGCGCACGCCCTTGAAGGGGTGGGCAATCACGGTTTCATCCTTCAGCAGCGCGGCAATGCCGTCGGTCAGCTGGATTTCGCCGCCCACGCCGCTGCTGACATTTACCAGCTTGTCGAAAATGCGTGGCGACAGGATGTAGCGTCCTACCACGGCCAGGGTGGACGGGGCCACGTCCGGATGGGGTTTTTCCACGATATTGAAGATATGTTGCTGACCGTTTTTCGGCTCCACATCCACAATGCCGTAGGACGCGGTATGTTCCCGCGCCACGGTTTCCACACCCAGCACCGAGGCACCGGTTTCCTGGTAAACCTTCACCATCTGTTCGATAGCGCCCGGTTCACCGTCGATCAGGTCATCGGCCAGAATCACGGCAAATGGTTCGTCGCCTACTACCGGCTTGGCGCATAGTACCGCGTGGCCCAGACCTAGCGCTTCGGATTGGCGGATATAAATGCAGCTGACATTGGCCGGCAGGATTTGTTGAACCGTTTCCAGCAGTTTCTTTTTGTTTTTATATTCCAGTTCGGTTTCCAGCTCATAAGCTTTGTCGAAATGATCTTCAATCGAGCGTTTGTTACGGCCGGTGATGAAAATTAGCTCGGTAATCCCTGCTGCAATGGCTTCTTCCACTGCATATTGAATCAGCGGTTTGTCCACAACAGGCAGCATTTCCTTGGGGCTGGCCTTGGTTGCCGGTAAAAAACGGGTGCCGAGACCTGCTACGGGGAATACTGCCTTGGTGATTTTTTTCATGATCCCTCTTGTTTGATCAGGATAAACGATTGATGTGCAGATTATATATAAAGCAGGCTGTGCTGTGGTGGCATTTCCTGCATATTATTTTTTTTGATATTATTTTTTAACATTGTCATTGCTGTTATTTATTTGCAATGACATTAAAATATTTATAAAAATTTACAGCGCACGCTGAAATTCCATTGCCTGGTACAGGGCGGTTTGCATATGTACGCGGGTTACTTTTACCTTGTGCTCGCCACGACGATCGCGCAGACGGAATTCCCGGCACAGTGCAAAGGGCTGGCCTGGGATGATGAGCAGGTTGGATATCTGGTCACCCTGGCTGGCATGCAGGCGCAATGCGGGCTGAAAAACCTCATGCGGGCTGGTTACCATGGGCATGACATCAACGGCTTCCGGGTCGTTGCCGATGAGTTCGGCACCGCAGGACACTTCGTTGGCGTGTTCGGATACTGCAGTCCAGCGCACGGCGTAGAGCGATGGTGTGTGATGGGCAAGCTTGTCGGCTACCAGCAGCAGTTCGCCGATGCGCAACGACTGATGGCCGGGGTTGCCGCGCAGCAGCAGCCCGCTATCACTCTTGTTCAATGCCTGGAAGATGGAAATGTGCGAGCGCTGGGGTTTGTAGTCCAGTTTGCCACGCAAGGGCAAGCGATCCATATTGCTGCCCAGAACCTGGCGGATGGCACGCATCTGGGCAATCAGTGACATGGATTGCAGGACAGTGTGCCGATTGTGTCGCCGCCGCTTGGGCGCAGTCCATGTTTCCGCCAGCTTTTGTGCCACGATCACGGCCAGTGCGCGATTGGGTCTGCCTCCGGCCCCGTCTGTTGCGCCATATTGCAGCAGCTCGGTAATCACCATGCCCAGATCAAATGCCAGGCAGTGTTCGTCCCGCTGCAGGCTGGCGGTATACAGCAGAAACTGCGGCGGGCTGCCGCGGGTGAGGTCGAGCAGGTAGATATGCCCGGCATTGGCCGGTTCTTGCTGTTGCAGCTTGCATAGTTCCACCTTGTCGGCCAGAAGTCCGGTTAGCTGAATCGTGGTTTCGATTTCCGCCCCGGACATGTGCTTGCCGTCGGTAATGCCCAGCAACTGCAGGTGTTGGTAGCCAGTCAGTATGGTCATGCCAGATGAAATCTGTTGCCTCTGCCAGCCTTGTTGTAATGCGGTGTAATACAGATAGTGGGTAGTCAGCCAGTAGCTGGCATTCAAATCCACATGGCAGCGTAGTGCAAAGCAGGCGTAGCGCTGGGCGATATCCAGTGCCAGGGTCAGCTCCTGCTGGGCCCGGCGTCGCCATGACAGCAGCGGGCGCGTATTCAGGGTGGTTTTCAGTAATTGCTGCACCCCTTCCAGTTGCTGGGCAAGCACTTTGCTGCCCATGCGTGCCAGGCGCAGAGCCGCGTGGTTGCAGGCATTCTCGCCAAATTGCTCTTCCAGTTGCTGCAGCCACTGACTGCTGTGCTCAAATAGCTGGCGTTGCAGCCCCAGCCGTAATGAGGGGGTGTGCTCGTTTTGCTGGATGAAGGCCTGGATTTCAAGCAGCTGTTCGCCACTGCCGTACGGATTGGCCGCGGGCAGTCGTTCCAGCCAGCTGCGGACTATTTTCTGATTCTGATTGTTGCCGATTGCAGTATTCAGACGCATAGGGGTCAATCCGGTTTTCTGTGTGTGGGCGACAGCAGCTTTGATGACCCCTGATGTATCTGCCAGGCGTGCAGGGTGCAAGCTTGCTTTTTATTTCAGGTGCTCAAGAAAAACAGCAAAGGCATAAAGGACGGCAGTGTTGCCGACGGTGTTGCGAAGCTTGCTGATTTTAATAAATACAGTGGGAGGTGACGATACGCATAACCACCTAGGTGATTAATTTATTAAGATTTGCATTTAAAATAAATAATCAATTTTAAATCAGTAAACAATTAACCCTATCTTGATCAGGAGTTTGTCCAG
The sequence above is drawn from the Aquitalea denitrificans genome and encodes:
- a CDS encoding glycosyltransferase family 4 protein, with amino-acid sequence MKVTIFQYRLFHYRTKLFELMRVKCAQRGIRLDVVYGQPYRDEIKKKDTGRLDWAIPVKNTYFPIKEKKDICWQPAPAVVQDADLFVFMHENRLLANYYWLLRRRLGRSPRVAFWGHGKDFQSNAPGGLRERWKEKTLRWPDWWFGYTQHTRQIVEGSGFPPGQITVLNNAIDNVEFKEQLYMVSEADIARQRDELGLDAGDFVGIYCGSLYPDKRLDQLFEIADRLQQRAAHFRLLIVGSGAQQPYVEQMCATRPWIRFVGPRHGAGKAVLFRLAALTLCPGAVGLNILDAFIAGVPLITMAGAKHGPEICFLRNGVDGWLIGDAIDEYVSRVLRLMDTPMELQQMQQMALQAGEIYTVENMADNFVEGITRCLNAATPAQGGVMA
- a CDS encoding glycosyltransferase family 4 protein, producing the protein MKVGIIGLRGIPDVQGGVERHVESLAPLLVAAGHEVTVYARAPYMADFDSPAWRGVKICKVWSPQHKFTETLLHTFLAIWVAFFQRQQLVHIHAIGPAFFAPLARLLGMKVVMTHHGQDYARQKWGRGAKAFLRLSEFLGVKCASKVIVISHGLQDLVQNTLSRQAKLIPNGVTGFATDAIRPADVEQLGLQPYRYILHVSRFVPEKRHHDLIDAFQQAALPGWKLVFAGEADHADDYSRSVLERASEQVVFLGRQNAQQLAYLYAYSGVFVLPSSHEGLPIALLEALSLAAPVIVSDIPPHLELSLPEKCYFPLGDTAQLAARLQQYAAEDLSQRWNDSARWVKQNYDWPAIAEKTSAVYLAA
- a CDS encoding nucleotide sugar dehydrogenase; amino-acid sequence: MTTKKDVLLGRIADKSAVIGIVGLGYVGLPLMLRFAEVGYKVLGFDIDQSKVDALTAGKSYIEHISADSIATALERGFEATTDFSRAPEADTLILCVPTPLNKYREPDLSFVLDTMDSLVPYLREGHLVSLESTTYPGTTDEELLPRMESRGFKVGENAFLVFSPEREDPGNPNFTTRTIPKVCGGYSPACQEIGVALYSAVIDKVVPVSSTRAAEMTKLLENIHRAVNIGLVNEMKIVADKMGIDIHEVIRAAATKPFGFVPYYPGPGLGGHCIPIDPFYLTWKAREYGVNTRFIELAGEVNSAMPDYVVSKVAAALNLRKKAINGSRVLVLGIAYKKNVDDMRESPSVFLMEKLRDLGADVSYSDPHVPVFPKMREHHFALSSVALDAATIASYDCVLLATDHDKFDYTLLKQHAQLIVDSRGKYLDPADHIVKA
- a CDS encoding acyltransferase, giving the protein MVERDRKIECLRVAAAFAVVMLHTSAGYLVKIHDAGRMVWWVANFYDAISRWAVPVFLLISGSLLLDGPGSIFLFYRKRFVRVLVPLVFWTVFYLSIRFFVFKNIQSQDVLATLMQGVPYVHLWYLYMLVGLYLFVPFLKTLVQNLDEKSGLLLVFLLCLLSSVNLFLGENPKLFLIKFIPFLGFFIGGYFLRGMVLPFSQKFLIGMLVFFGLIVFGGAGVAMYFYGDQGLALIYDYQSPAVVCFSFLIFILSKQLDFNLPCAASLSECSFGIYLVHPIFLIIAGKLFSISHAGAVFFLIPLLSLVVFLVSWCVVMFLRKYLIGRRIVGG
- a CDS encoding phosphatase PAP2 family protein; the protein is MWNRFTNLGDLAVMLPLAMGIAIWLLAQKKFASGLHWLLAFGSAGLLVAISKIAFIGWGIGNRDFDFTGISGHTMLATATLPVLLYLLTQAFSPRWSHLAALVGILMAAGIGYSRLVIQAHSLSEVATGFLCGALVSTSFIRHGKDTYSKAAGMVLLGLFFLITGQQFGQKAPGQDIITRIALHMAQHNKPFDRSMLHNSSTQLNKPLPLN
- the galU gene encoding UTP--glucose-1-phosphate uridylyltransferase GalU, producing the protein MKKITKAVFPVAGLGTRFLPATKASPKEMLPVVDKPLIQYAVEEAIAAGITELIFITGRNKRSIEDHFDKAYELETELEYKNKKKLLETVQQILPANVSCIYIRQSEALGLGHAVLCAKPVVGDEPFAVILADDLIDGEPGAIEQMVKVYQETGASVLGVETVAREHTASYGIVDVEPKNGQQHIFNIVEKPHPDVAPSTLAVVGRYILSPRIFDKLVNVSSGVGGEIQLTDGIAALLKDETVIAHPFKGVRYDCGTKLGYLKATINYGTKHPETGQEFSNFLKTISL